A single region of the Solwaraspora sp. WMMD791 genome encodes:
- the ngcE gene encoding N-acetylglucosamine/diacetylchitobiose ABC transporter substrate-binding protein: MSLFPDSARIPSAVAGASVRRRTLLRRAAAAGLLAGPAAGLLSACAGSDPGAGTETGTKSPDNPFGVADGSSVDVVVFNGGLGDEYPEFDKTLFVAKHDSVTVNLSSTQKIKTEQQPKFSTTPADLINNSGADLMAIDTLINEGALTELTPLLDAPSWDDPDVKVRDTLLPGTVDDGTFDGQFFQLNYAYTVFGLWMDQALFDRNGWAVPTSFDEFFALAPKIKAAGVAPFAFAGKYPYYMRWPIMTWIWLAGGRQAVVDIDNLKEGAWQTDAVTAAMSAVEKMVKDGYTLTGSDTLTHTESQQAWLDGKAAFLPCGTWLENEMRSTIPTGFQMKIVPVWSVGANDAAPYGTVQAGSGEGWIVPKKAANAPGGMEFLRAMLSKEGASKFAELTSSLASVKGSGDNVTTSTALTSANEMMTNAPGDLVSFRHPDWYADIDKVEQNAIGELMAGRMTAAQFQAALQEASDAVAADDAVNKFTRS, encoded by the coding sequence ATGTCCCTTTTCCCCGACTCCGCCCGGATCCCGTCCGCAGTCGCCGGTGCCTCGGTGCGCCGACGGACCCTGCTGCGCCGGGCCGCCGCCGCCGGCCTGCTCGCCGGCCCGGCCGCCGGTCTGCTCTCCGCCTGCGCCGGCAGTGACCCGGGCGCCGGCACGGAGACCGGCACCAAGAGCCCGGACAACCCGTTCGGCGTCGCCGACGGCAGCAGCGTCGACGTCGTCGTGTTCAACGGCGGACTCGGTGACGAGTACCCGGAGTTCGACAAGACGCTCTTCGTGGCCAAGCACGACAGCGTGACGGTCAACCTCAGCTCCACGCAGAAGATCAAGACCGAGCAGCAGCCGAAGTTCTCCACCACCCCGGCCGACCTGATCAACAACTCGGGTGCCGACCTGATGGCGATCGACACCCTGATCAACGAGGGTGCGCTGACCGAGCTGACCCCGCTGCTGGACGCGCCGAGCTGGGACGACCCGGACGTCAAGGTCCGCGACACGCTGCTGCCCGGCACCGTCGACGACGGTACGTTCGATGGCCAGTTCTTCCAGCTCAACTACGCGTACACGGTCTTCGGTCTCTGGATGGACCAGGCGTTGTTCGACCGTAACGGGTGGGCGGTGCCGACCAGCTTCGACGAGTTCTTCGCCCTCGCCCCGAAGATCAAGGCGGCCGGGGTGGCGCCGTTCGCGTTCGCCGGCAAGTACCCGTACTACATGCGGTGGCCGATCATGACCTGGATCTGGCTGGCCGGTGGCCGTCAGGCCGTCGTCGACATCGACAACCTGAAGGAAGGCGCGTGGCAGACCGACGCGGTCACCGCCGCGATGAGCGCCGTCGAGAAGATGGTCAAGGACGGCTACACGCTGACCGGCAGCGACACGCTGACCCACACCGAGTCGCAGCAGGCCTGGCTGGACGGCAAGGCGGCGTTCCTGCCCTGCGGCACCTGGCTGGAGAACGAGATGCGCTCCACCATCCCGACCGGGTTCCAGATGAAGATCGTCCCGGTGTGGAGCGTCGGCGCGAACGATGCGGCCCCGTACGGCACCGTGCAGGCCGGCTCCGGCGAAGGCTGGATCGTGCCGAAGAAGGCCGCCAACGCCCCCGGCGGGATGGAGTTCCTGCGGGCCATGCTCTCCAAGGAGGGTGCCAGCAAGTTCGCCGAGCTGACCAGCTCGCTCGCCTCGGTCAAGGGCTCCGGCGACAACGTCACCACCTCCACGGCGCTGACCTCGGCCAACGAGATGATGACCAACGCCCCCGGCGACCTGGTGTCGTTCCGGCACCCCGACTGGTACGCCGACATCGACAAGGTGGAGCAGAACGCCATCGGTGAGCTGATGGCCGGGCGGATGACCGCCGCGCAGTTCCAGGCGGCCCTGCAGGAGGCGTCCGACGCGGTCGCCGCCGACGACGCGGTCAACAAGTTCACCCGGTCCTGA